A part of Streptomyces sp. DSM 40750 genomic DNA contains:
- a CDS encoding ABC transporter ATP-binding protein — MSETDTRDGATPVKKASADEEKPLLRVEGLVKHFPIKKGLLQRQVGAVKAVDGIDFEVRRGETLGVVGESGCGKSTMGRLITRLLEPSGGRIEFDGTDITHLNTAGMRPLRRDVQMIFQDPYGSLNPRHTIGTIVSAPFKLQGVEPEGGVKKEVQRLLELVGLSPEHYNRYPHEFSGGQRQRIGIARALALKPRMVVADEPVSALDVSIQAQVVNLMDDLQDELGLTYVIIAHDLSVVRHVSDRIAVMYLGKIVELADRDSLYAAPMHPYTKALLSAVPIPDPKRRNAKSERILLKGDVPSPIAPPSGCRFHTRCWKATQVCETTEPPLAELKPGQRVACHHPENFEDQQPQDVVLLTVAKEAGEGVRKTGKTAEPTETTETTEPMEPTDPGKVQKAEEPEEPGKD, encoded by the coding sequence GTGAGCGAGACCGATACCCGGGACGGGGCGACGCCTGTGAAGAAGGCGTCGGCCGACGAAGAGAAACCGCTGCTCAGGGTCGAGGGCCTGGTCAAGCACTTCCCCATCAAGAAGGGCCTGCTCCAGCGGCAGGTCGGGGCGGTCAAGGCCGTCGACGGCATCGACTTCGAGGTACGCCGGGGCGAGACCCTCGGCGTCGTCGGCGAGTCCGGCTGCGGCAAGTCGACCATGGGCCGGCTCATCACCCGCCTCCTGGAACCCTCCGGCGGGAGGATCGAGTTCGACGGCACGGACATCACGCACCTCAACACCGCCGGCATGCGCCCGCTGCGCCGCGATGTGCAGATGATCTTCCAGGACCCGTACGGCTCCCTGAACCCCCGGCACACCATCGGCACCATCGTCTCGGCGCCGTTCAAGCTCCAGGGCGTCGAGCCCGAGGGCGGGGTGAAGAAGGAGGTCCAGCGCCTCCTGGAGCTGGTGGGCCTCAGCCCCGAGCACTACAACCGCTATCCGCACGAGTTCTCCGGCGGCCAGCGCCAGCGCATCGGCATCGCCCGCGCGCTCGCCCTGAAGCCCCGGATGGTCGTCGCGGACGAGCCGGTCTCCGCGCTCGACGTGTCCATCCAGGCCCAGGTCGTCAACCTGATGGACGACCTCCAGGACGAGCTCGGCCTGACGTACGTGATCATCGCGCACGACCTGTCGGTGGTCCGCCACGTCTCCGACCGCATCGCGGTGATGTACCTCGGCAAGATCGTGGAGCTGGCCGACCGGGACTCCCTGTACGCGGCGCCGATGCACCCGTACACCAAGGCGCTGCTCTCGGCCGTGCCGATCCCGGACCCCAAGCGCCGGAACGCCAAGAGCGAGCGCATCCTGCTCAAAGGCGACGTTCCCTCGCCGATAGCGCCGCCGAGCGGCTGCCGCTTCCACACCCGGTGCTGGAAGGCCACGCAGGTCTGCGAGACCACCGAGCCGCCCCTCGCCGAGCTGAAGCCCGGCCAGCGGGTCGCCTGCCACCACCCGGAGAACTTCGAGGACCAGCAGCCCCAGGACGTCGTCCTGCTGACGGTCGCGAAGGAGGCGGGTGAAGGCGTGAGGAAGACGGGGAAGACGGCGGAGCCGACGGAGACCACGGAGACGACTGAGCCGATGGAGCCGACGGATCCGGGCAAGGTGCAGAAGGCGGAGGAGCCCGAAGAGCCCGGTAAAGACTGA
- a CDS encoding trimeric intracellular cation channel family protein has product MSPYPLDLIGIFVFAISGALLAVRKNFDVFGIAVLAEVTALGGGLFRDLVIGAVPPAAFTDLGYFLTPLLAALLVFFLHPHVERIQIGVNVFDAAGLGLFCVAGTTKAYEYGLGLTASATLGLATAVGGGVLRDVLANEVPSLLRWDRDLYAVPAMVGAGLVVFCISHDALNPVTSALAAATAFVLRLLAMRYHWRAPRAWNRRSAAVEEG; this is encoded by the coding sequence GTGTCTCCCTACCCGCTCGATCTGATCGGCATCTTCGTCTTCGCCATCTCCGGCGCGCTGCTGGCCGTCCGCAAGAACTTCGACGTCTTCGGCATCGCCGTCCTCGCCGAGGTCACCGCGCTCGGCGGCGGGCTGTTCCGGGACCTGGTCATCGGCGCCGTACCCCCGGCCGCCTTCACCGACCTCGGCTACTTCCTCACGCCGCTGCTCGCCGCCCTCCTCGTCTTCTTCCTCCACCCCCATGTGGAGCGCATCCAGATCGGGGTGAACGTCTTCGACGCCGCCGGCCTCGGCCTCTTCTGTGTCGCGGGCACGACGAAGGCGTACGAGTACGGCCTCGGTCTGACCGCCTCCGCCACCCTCGGCCTCGCCACGGCGGTCGGCGGCGGTGTGCTGCGGGACGTGCTCGCCAACGAGGTGCCCTCGCTGCTCCGTTGGGACCGCGACCTGTACGCCGTGCCCGCGATGGTCGGCGCCGGGCTGGTCGTCTTCTGTATCAGCCACGACGCGCTCAACCCCGTCACCTCGGCCCTCGCCGCGGCCACGGCCTTCGTGCTGCGACTGCTGGCGATGCGGTACCACTGGCGGGCGCCGCGGGCATGGAACCGGCGGTCCGCCGCGGTGGAGGAGGGGTGA